Proteins encoded within one genomic window of Flavobacterium oreochromis:
- a CDS encoding glycosyltransferase family 2 protein: protein MNKKKVTFIIPSYNEVKNCKPMTIALHNVMKSLEYEYEFIFIDDGSNDETYVTLIELSQKDQKVKYVSFSRNFGKDNALRAGIDFVNSDCVITLDADLQHPPDLVPLLLHEWEKGNDVVYAFRENENPHTSFFSKLFSKLFWKTLNYFSSLELENGISDFRLLDRKVVDALKNMNESEIFFRGMIKWVGFQQKAVPYTPNERMYGETTYSRRALLKLALQGITSFSTRPLYLAVFLGIFITLLSFIGYLFYILFSFYHGHAISGWASLISTVVFFGGLNLIVLGIIGIYVGKLFMQSKGRPNYLIRDTNYKK, encoded by the coding sequence ATGAATAAGAAAAAAGTAACCTTTATCATACCTTCTTATAACGAAGTGAAAAATTGTAAACCAATGACAATAGCACTACATAATGTCATGAAATCATTGGAATATGAATATGAGTTCATTTTTATAGATGATGGAAGTAATGATGAAACTTATGTCACATTAATAGAACTCTCTCAGAAAGATCAAAAAGTGAAATATGTATCATTTTCAAGAAATTTTGGAAAAGATAATGCTTTAAGAGCAGGAATAGATTTTGTGAATTCGGATTGTGTTATTACTCTTGATGCGGATTTGCAACATCCACCAGATTTAGTTCCTTTGTTACTTCATGAATGGGAAAAAGGGAATGATGTTGTTTATGCATTTAGAGAAAATGAGAACCCTCATACGTCTTTTTTTAGTAAATTATTCTCTAAATTATTTTGGAAAACATTAAATTATTTTTCTTCTTTAGAACTTGAAAATGGTATTTCTGATTTTAGATTATTAGACAGGAAAGTAGTTGATGCACTAAAAAATATGAATGAATCAGAAATATTTTTTAGAGGTATGATTAAATGGGTTGGTTTCCAACAAAAAGCTGTTCCATATACACCTAATGAACGTATGTATGGAGAAACAACTTATTCTAGAAGAGCACTTTTAAAACTAGCATTACAAGGTATTACATCATTCAGTACACGTCCTTTATATTTAGCTGTTTTTTTAGGTATATTTATAACATTACTTTCTTTTATAGGTTATCTTTTTTATATACTTTTTAGCTTTTATCATGGACATGCAATTTCAGGTTGGGCTTCTTTAATCAGTACAGTAGTGTTTTTTGGTGGGTTGAATTTGATTGTTTTAGGGATTATTGGAATTTATGTAGGTAAATTATTTATGCAATCTAAAGGAAGACCTAATTATTTAATTCGTGATACTAATTATAAAAAATAA